A region of the Pseudarthrobacter oxydans genome:
TCAGGGCGGCTTCGTCCGCCACGTCCTGTTCCAGTGCCAGCTGGAGCTGGACCAGATCGTCGGCCAGCAAACGGGCGCGGGCATCGCGGACATCGAACTGGACCCGCTGGGCCCGGCGCGCCACTTCCGCCTGTTTCCCCAGCGGCGTGAGCTGGCGCCGGATTTCTCCCGTGAGGTCCGTGAGGCGCTGGAGGTTGGCCTGCATGGCCTCCAGTTTGCGCACGGTCCGTTCCTTGCGCCGGCGGTGTTTCAGGATTCCGGCCGCTTCCTCGATGAAGCCCCGCCGGTCCTCCGGCGTGGCATGGAGGACGCGGTCCAGCTGGCCTTGGCCGACGATGACGTGCATCTCGCGGCCCAGCCCGGAATCGGACAGCAGTTCCTGGATGTCCAGCAGGCGGCAGCCTGCGCCGTTGATGGCGTATTCCGATCCGCCCGTACGGAAAAGCGTCCGCGAAATGGTCACTTCGGTGTACTCGATGGGCAGGGCGCCGTCAGTGTTGTCTATGGTCAGGGAGACGTGGGCCCGGCCAAGGGGCGGCCGGCCTGACGTCCCGGCGAAAATGACGTCCTCCATCTTTCCGCCGCGGAGCGTTTTGGCCCCCTGTTCGCCCATGACCCAGGCCAGGGCGTCCACCACATTGGACTTCCCGGATCCGTTGGGGCCAACCACCGCGGTGACCCCTGGCTCGAAATTGAAGGTGGTGGCGGACGCGAATGACTTGAACCCCCGGACGGTCAGGCTTTTGAGGTGCAAGGCTTTTCGGATCTCCTGAGTGGCTGAGGCGGCTGCTTCGCTGTCCTCAATCTACTGCGTGGGGGCCCAATATCCGGGATTCCCGCGGGCATTGTCACCAGCGCCCGTTCCGGGGACGGGGCTGGCAGACGGGGCAGGTGTGCGAGGACCGGTTCATGAACTGCTCGCGGCGGATGACGGCGTGGATTCCAGCTGCGGCGCAGCGTTTGCAGGCCTGACCTTCCCGGCCATAGGCGTTAAGGGACCGGTCAAAGTACCCGGAGGCGCCGTTGACGTTCACATACAGCGAGTCGAAGCTCGTTCCGCCGGCCGCGAGGGCATCCAGCATGACCTGCCGGGCGCTGGCGAGCACCCTTTCCGCATCGCCACGGCGCAGGGTGTCGGTGGGCCGGGCATAGTGCAGCCGGGCGCTCCACAACGCTTCGTCCGCGTAGATGTTTCCGATCCCGGAGACCAGTCCCTGGTCCAGCAGCGCCCGCTTCAGGCCGGTTTTGCGCTTGCGGAGGCGCCGGTAGAAAACGTCGAAGGAGAAAGCGGGGTCCAGGGGGTCCCGTGCAATGTGTGACGCTTCCTCAGCTATCAAGGGCAGGGGCGATTCGGCGAGGCCGCCGGGGCCGCCGTCGTCCGTGGGAACCATCGCCGTGACGAACAGCCCGCCAAAGATCCGCTGGTCCACGAACCTCAGTTCTTCCGGCTTGCCGTCACCGGGGCTGAGCCGGAAACGGACCTTCAGGTGCTTTTCGTCCGGGACGTCCCGGTCCTGCATCAGGAGCTGGCCGCTCATCCCGAGGTGGGCCATCAGGGCAACGCGGGGGCGTTCCACGGCCGGCGCCGGCGCGTCCCCGGCGGCGCCGTCCCCGTGGCCGCCTTCCACCAGCGGCATCCACAAGAACTTGCCCCGCCGGACGACGTCTGCAACCGTGGCGCCTTCCAGGTTGCCGGTAAAGTCCTCCACGCCCAGGGCGTGGCGGCGCACCGACCGTGGATCAAGGACCTCCACCGAGGTGATGGTCCGGCCGCGGACCCAGCTCACCAGGCCGCGGCGTACCACCTCAACCTCGGGAAGTTCAGGCATGGCGCTACTTGGCGGGGACGGAACCGGCGGACTTTTTTGTTCCCGCTGCTGCTCCGGAGAGCACGCGCCACGCGTCCGCGGCGGCTTCCTGCTCCGCTTCCTTTTTGGAGTGGCCGGAACCCTTGCCATAGGCGGTTCCGCCCACATGGAGGACAGCCGTGAAAGTGCGGGCATGGTCCGGCCCGGAGCCGTCCACTGCGTAGTGGATGGTGCCGAGCTGGCGGCTTGCAGCGAGTTCCTGGATGTTGGTCTTCCAGTCCGTTCCGGCGCCCAGGGCGGCCGCGTCCTTCAGCAAAGGGCCGATCAGGCGCATCACCAGCTGGCGTGCGGTCTCGATGTCGTTGGACACGTAGGTGGCACCGATCAGTGCTTCCATGGTGTCGGCGAGGATGGAAGCCTTGTTGTTGCCGTGGGTGAGCTTTTCGCCCTGGCCAAGGTAGATGTACTCCCCGATGCCCAGGCTGCGTCCGATGCCGGCAAGCGCACGGGTGCTGACGACGGCGGAGCGCCGCTTTGCGAGCTCACCTTCGGGCAGTTCCGGGTTGTCCCGGTACAGGGCATCGGTAACCGAGAACCCGAGGATGGAATCACCCAGGAATTCGAGCCGCTCGTTGGTGGGGATGCCGCCGTTTTCGTAGGCGTAGGAACGGTGTGTGAGCGCAAGACGAAGCGTCCCGGCGTCTATAGAGACACCGAGACGCTTCAGAAGCTCTTCAGTTGAAGACATCATGTCAGCCTCAGGGGCCGATTAGACGTCCGCGACCTTGCGTCCCTTGTACTCAAGGAACAGCGCAGTGCCAGCCGAGTCGGTGACGACCTTTGCCTGGTGCGGCAGGCTGTAGGTGACCTGGCCGTTCTCGACGGTCTTCACCAGGTGGGGGGCGGTCGCCTTCCACTGGGAGCGGCGGGCGCGGGTATTCGAGCGAGACATTTTCCGCTTGGGAACAGCCACGGCTAACTCATTTCTCTCTAGACAAACACGTACAAATCAATTTTGCCGGTCAGGCTTAGCCATATCAGCTAGGGCAGCCCAGCGAGGATCCAAGACCTCGTGGTGGTGCCCCGGCTCGTCTTCCAGGCGAACTCCGCATTCGGAGCAAAGGCCCTGGCAGTCTTCCCGGCACACCGGCTGGAACGGCAGCGCGGTCACCACTGCGTCCCGCAACACCGGTTCAAGATCGATTACATCGTGCTCGACTCGACGTTGCTCTTCATCATCTTCTCCGTCCGAGAGCTCCACGCCCTCATAGAAGAAAAGTTCTTGCACATTGACCTCGAGGTCATACGCAAGGGGATCCAGGCATCGGCCGCATTCACCTGTTACCTCGGTGAGCACGGTTCCTGATACCAAAATTCCTTCGTGTACGGCTTCAAGCCTCAGATCCAGCTCGATATCCGAACCTTCCTGAACGCCAATGAGCGCCACGCCAAGATCACCTGGCGCGGGTACATGTTCCTTCAGTGTCCGCATGCTTCCCGGGCTGCGCCCGAGGTCCTTGACGTCGAACGCCAGGGGCGAACCAGCATCTCTTTTAATGAGAACTCCTGTTGAACATATGACCGACGTACTATCTTAGCCTGAAGAGCCACAGGGACTCAAACCGGCCGGCAGGGAGTGCCGAAGTACCGGACCAGCCTACCCCCTCGGCTGCTGGCCGGGGCCCGACTCGCCCGCAAGCATCCGCCGCAGCACCGACCGGGGCACGTATTCGGACACATTTCCGCCCAGGCCGGCCACCTCTTTGATCAGGGTGGAGGAAAGGTGGAGGTAATGGGCCTCTGCAGGCAGGAAGACCGTCTCAACGCCGCTGAGCTGCCGGTTCATGGTGGCCATGGGCAGCTCGTAGTCGAAGTCCGAGGACGACCTGAGTCCCTTGACGATGGCCGAAACGCCGCGCTGCCGGCAATACTCTGCGAGCAGGCCCTCCCCGACTGGTTCCACCACGATGCCCTTGAGCGAGGCGAGGGTTTCCCGTGCCATGTCCAGGCGCTCCTGGAGGGTGAACCTGTAATGCTTGGCCTGGTTGGTGGACACGGCCACGATGACCTCGTCAAAGAGGCCGGCGGCACGTGCAATAACCTCGAGATGGCCGTTGTGGATAGGGTCGAAGGATCCGGGGCAGACAGCGCGTCTCATGCTCCGAACCTACCCCATGGGAACACCGGGATACCATGACTGGATGCATCCACCACGGGAACTTTCCACCCCCATGGCCCCTGCTCCGTGGCAGCGCGCCGCCCTCGGAGCAAACCTCCTGGCCCCCGACGGAGGCCTGGGCGTCACCATCTTCGAAGAGATGACCACCCTGGCCGTGCAGACAGGCGCCATTAACCTCGGCCAGGGGTTCCCGGACGAGGACGGCCCGGCGGAAATCAGGGAGGCCGCCCGGTCTGCCATCCTGGCGGGCGCGAACCAGTATGCGCCCGGCAAGGGCATCCCGGAACTGCGGGAGGCAGTCTCGGCCCACCAGCAGCGGTTCTACGGCCTCTCCCCCGACCCGGCGACGGAAGTCATCATCACCACCGGAGCCACCGAGGCCATCGCGGCCTCGCTCCTGGCCTTCGCCGGTCCCGGCGACGAGGTCCTCACCCTGGAGCCTTTCTACGATTCCTACGGCGCCGTGATCGGCCTGTCCGGTGCGACGCACGTGACTGCACCGCTCCTGGCCCCGGACTTCATGCCGGATATGGCCGCCCTCGAGGCCGCTTTCAGCGCGCGGACGAAGGTGGTGCTGCTGAACAACCCCCACAACCCCACCGGAGCGGTCTTCCCGCGGGACGTGCTCCAACGGGTCGTTGACCTGGCCCGCAGGCATGACAGCATCATCATCACGGACGAGGTCTATGAGCACCTCACGTTCGGCGTCCGGCACGTACCGGTGGCTTCCCTGCCCGGAGCGGCGGACCGGACCATCACCATTTCCTCGGCCGGCAAGACCTTTTCCCTGACTGGCTGGAAGGTCGGCTGGCTCACGGGGCCCGAAGATCTGGTGTCGGCCGCCCGGACGGTCAAGCAGTTCCTCACCTACAGTTCGGGCACGCCGTTCCAGTCGGCCATCGCTACGGGCCTGGCCCTGCCGGACTCCTTCTATGAGGGCATCGCGGCGTCCCTTGAGCACAAGCGGGACATCCTGAGTGAAGGCCTGCGTGCCGCGGGGTTCGAGGTCTTCTCGCCGCAGGGCACGTACTTCGTCAATGTGGACACCGCCCCCTTGGGCATCAGCGACTCCGTGGACCTGGCCCGGAAGCTTCCGGCACTGGTGGGCGTGGCCGCGATCCCTGTCCCGGTTTTCTGCCACGCCGAGGGAGCCGAGCGCACCCGAAGCCTGCTCCGTTTCGCCTTCTGCAAGAAGGCCGAGGTCCTGGAAGAGGCTGCCGGGCGGCTGGCTGCACTCAGCGGCAGGCTCTGATGCCCGGCGGGCGGGAGGTCCGGGCGTCCCGGTTCCTGCGCACCACCGGACAGCACGCGTCCATAGAACCCGACGCCTTCACTGCCGGCAGCTACGTCCTCAGCATCGGCGGCGCGGAACAGTCCCACGTGAACCTTCTGCAGCCGGAGGAGATCTTCTACGAATACCTGCGCCGGATCGGACACCTTGTGGACCTGGCGGCACCCCCCGGGGTTCCGGTCAGTGCGCTGCACCTGGGCGCGGGAGCGCTGACCCTGGCCCGGTACATCCAGGCCGCAAGGCCCGGGTCGGTGCAGTATGCGGTGGAGCTGGAGCGTGAACTGCTCGATTTCGTCCTGCGGGAGCTGCCCCTGCCCGAGGGGACGGACCTGCAGACCATCATCGGCGATGCCCGGGAGTCACTTGTCCGGATTGACCCCGAAGTCCGGTTCGACGTCGTCATCCTGGACATCTTTTCCGGGCCGGACGCGCCCGCGCACCTGACCACCGGCGCGTTCTACCGGGAAGTGAGGGAGCGGCTCAACCCTGCAGGACTGCTGATCGTCAATGTCGGCGACGAGCCGGGCCTGACCCTCGTCCGAAGCCAGGTGTCCGCCATGCGGCAGGCCATGGCGGATGTGGCCGCCGTCGCGGAAACAGGCATGTTCGAAGGCCGCTACCCCGGCAACATCATCCTCGCCGGCACCCTCACCCCGTGGCCGCCGGAATGGACCACTAAACTGACCGCCCGCGGGCCGCACCCGGCAAAAGTGCTGGCCGGAGTGGACCTCGACCCCTTTGCAGGATGACTCCGGGAGGCCAAAGTTCCCGCGCCCGGGCTAGCGTCCGGCCGGTTCCGGCGCCTCGGGAATGTCGTCATCGTCGATTGCATCGGGCACGAAAGGCTCCGCGAACCACAGCCTGGTCTCCCCGTATTTCTTCTCCGCAAACCGGGTGAGAGTCTCGGGCCACCGGGGCTCGGGCGAGCGGGAGGAGCGCTCCACCACCACCACCGCCGCCGGCGACAGGTGGGTGGACAGCTTCAGGAGCACTGCCTGCAAGCCAACCTCCTCGAGCAAATACGGCGGGTCCAGGAAAACAAGGTCCCAGACTGCCGCCTCCGATGCGCGTTCCAGGAAGGATTCCACCTTTGAGCGGTGGACGGTTACCACTTTCCGGCCCAGGACGCCGTTGACGAGATCGGCATTGCGCTGGCAAACGGCGCTGGCCCTGCCATCGGACTCCACCAGGTCCACTGTCCGGGCGCCCCTGCTGCCGCTCTCGACCCCCAGGGCGCCGGAACCCGCATAGAGGTCCAGCACGCGGGCGCCGGTAATGACGTTGAAGGCATCAAGGCGGGAAAAAAGCGCTTCCTTGACGCGGTCCGTGGTGGGCCTGGTGAGGGATCCCGGGACGCCGGTCAAAGGAGTGCCGCCGGCGGCACCTGCAATAATCCGGCTCATTCGACGCTCCTGTCTTGGCCGCCAGGATATCCGGCACCCACCATGCTAGCCGCGTTCAAGGAACGCCTCCTTCTCGGGATTGAGGTATTTGTCGATCGCCTCGGCAAGCTCCGGGCGAGCGGACAGGGCAGGGTCCTCGCGCACAATCTCCTGGGCGTCTTCCCTTGCCCGGGCAATGACGTCGCCATGCTCCAGGACGCGGAGCAGCTTCAGGGTGGAGCGTCCGCCTGATTGCGAGGCTCCCAGGATGTCGCCCTCGCGCCGCAGCTTCAGGTCCTCTTCGGACAGGACGAAGCCGTCGGTAGTCGCCGCCACGGCATCCAGCCGGCGGCGGCTGGGATGCCCGGGTTCAAGGGCGGTGACCAGCAGGCAGGTCCCTGGCAGCCCGCCCCGGCCCACCCGGCCGCGGAGCTGGTGCAACTGGGAAATACCGAACCGGTCCGCATCCAGAATGACCATCAGGGTTGCGTTGTGAACGTCCACGCCCACCTCGATCACCGTGGTGGAGACAAGCAGCTTGATGCGGTTGGCCGCAAAGTCTTCCATGACGCCGAACTTCACGTCCGGTTCCTGCCGTCCGTGGAGCGGTGCCAGGGGAACTCCGGACAGGGTGGTCTCTTCCCGCAGATGCTCGACGACGGCCGTCACCGAGGCGAGCTCCCGGCCGCCGTCCCCTTCCGCATCCCCCGCCGGAGGCTCCGCCTCCCCGGGGCTGAAGTCGCCGTCGTCGTCCGTTCCGATCCTGGGGCAAACGACGTACACCTGATGGCCCCTGTCAATCTCCTCCCGGGCGCGGGCCCAGATGCGGCCTGCCCAGGCCGGGTTCTCGGCAAGTCCCACCAGGTGGGTGGCGATAGGGGCACGGCCGGCCGGCAGTTCGTCCAGGACCGACGTTTCGAGGTCGCCGAAAACTGTCATCGCGACGGTCCGCGGGATGGGCGTGGCCGTCATCACCAGCAGATGCGGCGGCTTCCGCGCCTTGGCGCGCAGGGCATCGCGCTGCTCCACCCCGAAGCGGTGCTGCTCATCCACCACGATCAGGCCGAGATCATAGAATGACACGTTGTCGCTCAGCAGGGCATGGGTCCCGATGATGATCCCGGCCGTCCCCGAGGCGGCATCAAGCAGGGCCTGCCGGCGCGCCGCCGTCGGCAGGGAGCCAGTGAGCAGCGAAACCTGGACGGAAGCGCCGTCCATCCCGCCCAGCAGGCCGTCTCCGGAGAGTGGGCCCAGGGTCCGGCGGATCGATTCGAAATGCTGGGCAGCGAGGACCTCCGTGGGCGCCAGCAGGGCCGCCTGCCCGCCGGCATCCACCACCTGCAGCATGGCACGGAGCGCCACGATGGTCTTGCCGGAGCCCACTTCTCCCTGCAGCAGCCGGTTCATGGGGACGTCCCGGGAGAGTTCTGCCGCCAGGGTTTCCCCGACGGCGGCCTGCCCGGCCGTGAGCGTGAACGGAAGGCTCCGGTCGAAACTGGCCAGCAGGCCCTCCGGAGCGGGCCGGCGGGCGGTGGCTTCTTCCGAGGCCAGCTGTGCACGGCGGCGGGCCAGGGCGGACTGCAGCACCAGTGCCTCCTGGTAACGGAAGCGGCGACGTGCCTGCTGCCAGTCCGTGGCCGACTCCGGCTCATGGATCAGCCGGTAGGCTTCGGCGATCGGCAGGAACTTCTCCCGGGCCGCGATGGCGGGTGGCACGGGATCCGGCAGGGAGCCAAGGTCAGCAGTTTCGAGCAGGGTTGAGACAGCCTTCTGGATCTTCCAGCTGGGAAGCTTGGCGGTGGCCGGATAGATGGGAATGGGCATGGCGGCCAGCTTTTCCGGATCCCGGCCGCCCTCGCTGAACGGATCATCGTCCAGCAGCTGGTAGTCGGGGTTGGTGAGTCCAAGGGATCCCTTGAAGGACGTGACCTTGCCGGAAAACAGCGCCCGGCGGCCAGGGAGCAGGTCCGCTTGGGCCTTGTAGCCGTTGAAGAAGCTGATCTTGAGCGTACCCGGCGCTTTGCCCCGGTACTCCGTGCCGCCTACCACCCGGAGGCCCTGTCTTCCGTCGTCGTCGGAAACCACGACGTCGGTGATGGTGCCGCGGCGCGCCTGCATCCGGCGGGTGTTGCTGGAGAGCACCCGGGCGATCAGGGTGACTTCTTCGTCCCGGGGAATCTCGCTGATGGGCGTCAGCTCCCCGCGGCTCATGTAGCGGCGCGGGTAGTAATTCAGCAGCCCCTCGACTGTGGTGATGCCCAGATGCTTTTCTATGACCGCTGCGGAACGCTTACCAAGCCGCCGTTCCAGCGCCAGGTCCAGTTCAGCGCTCATGCCCACTGGAGTTCACTGCATCCGTTGCCGGGTCCCGCGGCAGCGCGAGTTCACTGATGCTGATGTTGGCCGGCTCCCCCAGGGACCGGATGATGTGGACGGCGGGATCCGCCTCGGGGACATGGACGTGGACGCGCCACCGGTAGTTGCCGTCGGAATCGGGCACGCTGCCAACCTGGCTCATGATCACGGACTCGCCCACCTCGTCCAGCCGCTGGCGGAGGGTTGCCGCGTTGAGGGGTGACAGGCTGATGGTGCACATGACTTCCACGCCGTCGTCATCCGGCATGGCCGTATGGATGTGCGGGTCAGACACGTCGTAGCCGTGCAGGCCGTCAAGGAGTTCGCTTTGGAGCTCTTCACCCAGGATCGCTGAGCGAAGGCAATCGAGGATCAGCAGCATCCCCACTCCGCCCGCATCAACCACATGGGCGGTCGTCAGAACGTCCAACTGGTCTTCGGTATGGATCACCGCGGCGAGGGCGCCCTCCACAACGGCGTCCAGGGCAAGGCCCAGGGCGTGGTTGCTGTCGTCCCCGTTCTGTCCGGCGTCGACAGCGGCCGCGGCCCGGGCTGCCGCTTCCATGACGGACAGCATGGTTCCCGGCACGGGATCGCTCAATGCCGACCAGGCACGGATCTGGGCACGGTTGAGGGCTGCCGCCAGCAGGGTGGAGGTCAGCCGGGTGTGGCCTGCCAGCGGCTCGGCGGCTGCGCACAGGAACACCGAGAAAAGGGTCCCCGAGTTGCCCCGCGCTTCCTCCATGGCGGCCTGGCCCGCGGCGGCAAGGACGGCGCCGACGTCCATGTGCGCGGGGTGGTCACCCGTGGCAGCGAGGGAACGGGCTGCGGCGCGCACGGTGACGTAGAGGTTGGTGCCGGTGTCGCCGTCGGCCACGGGAAAGATGTTGATGGCATTCAGGCGGTCGCTGTGGTTGCCAAGGGCGGTCTCAGCCTTGCCCAACCATCTCTTCATCGCTTGCGCGTTAGCGGCAACCTTAGTGTGCAAAGTGATCCCATCCCCCGGTGTCCGCGGACCGGCCCGCAATTTTGACGCCCGGGCCTTCATTGATTCCCAGTGCTTGTACTGAGCCTATCGCAGTGAATCCGTGAGGCAGCGGCGAACCAGGAGGGAAGGTGGCAAGCAGTCCGTGGTCCTCCCCGCCGCCGAGGACCCACTCTCCAGGGTCCATGCCCAACAGCTCAGCGGCCGGCCGAAGGGCGTCCGCCAGCCGCTTCAGCGGGCCTGGATTGAGGTCGACGGCGACACGGCTGGCTGTTGCCAGCCTCATCCCATCGCGCAGCAGCCCGTCTGAGATGTCCAGCATGGCGGTGGCGCCGGCGGCACGCGCGGCGGGCCCTGACGCCAGGGGCGGCCGTGGCCTGCACTGCAGTTCCACCAAGGCGCGTTGACCGTCGCTGAGGGCATCAACAGGCACGTCCGACTCCAACAGTGCGAGGCCTGCGGCAGCATGGCCGGCGGTGCCCGCAAGGGCCAGGACGTCCCCCGGCCTGGCCCCGGACCGGAGGACCGGCGCGCCGGCGTCGAGCGTTCCCAGCACGGCCACGGTGACGGAGATTTCGCGCCCGCGCCCCAGGTCCCCGCCCGCTACCGAGCAGGATGCCGCGCCCAGTTCCCTGATGCCCGCGGTGAGGCCGTCCGCCAGGTCCTCCACCCAGCCCACAGCCGTTTCGGGCGGAAGGGTAAGGCTTACCACCATCGACGTGGCGCGCGCACCCATGGCGTTGATGTCACTCAGGTTCTGCGCCGCAGCTTTCCAGCCGACGTCGAAGCCGGTAGTCCGGTAGCCGTTGGGCCATTGCAGCCTAAAGTCCTGGTCCTGGACCTGGGTGTCGATGCTGATGACGGTCCTGCCGTCAGGAGAAGCCACTATGGCGGCGTCGTCCCCCGGGCCGAGCAACGTAGCGTCGCTGTGCGCGCCGTCCATGGCCAGGCGCGGAAAGATCCGGGCCAGCAGCCCGGCCTCGGAGAGCGCAGAGACGGTCAGGGCGGAGACGGTCTGCGGCTCCCCGACGGCGGCAGCGCCTTCAGGCTGGGGCCGCCCGTGGTGGGTGATGGGATTCTCAGGCACTCCACTACGCTATCGCGGTACTCCGACATTGCCGGCCCACGGTGCCGCGTCAGGGCGGAGCCCACCGCGGCGATAGGCTGGAGACATGCACCGTCCCCAGCTTTCCCTGCCCGCCCGCGTTGCCAGGCTGGCACTGATTGGGAGCCTTGCGGCCGTTTCTTTAACCTCGTGCTCGCCTGCCGTGGATGTTCCGGCGGCCAAGGACGCGGCCAACCCGGCGTGCGCGCCCATGATGGTGGGCCTGCCTGATGCCATCGGCGAGTACGCGCTGCGAAAGACAAACAGCCAGGCCACGGCCGCGTGGGGCGATCCGTCCCTGGTGATCCTGCGCTGCGGCGTGAATGTGCCCGGGCCCACAACGGACCGCTGCGTGACCGTGAACGGGATCGACTGGGTCATCAAGGAAGGGGATCCGGTGTGGACCCTGACAACCTACGGCCGCGAACCGGCAACGGAGATCCTCCTGGACCCTGACAAGATCAGTTCAGCCACTGTCCTTGCCGACCTTGCGGCAGCGGCCGGCAAGGTGCCGGCCGCCAGGAGCTGCGTGGGGCAGGAGGATCTCCAGAACCTGCCGCCGAGCCAGTAGGCGGTGGCGGCTGACTCTTAGCGCAGCCCGGTTTTGCGGTTCAGCGCGAGGTAGATCAGTTCGTCGATGAGGTCGGCGTAACCCAGGCCGGAAGCCGCCCACATCTGCGGATACATGCTCTTGGGCGTGAAGCCGGGCATGGTGTTGATTTCGTTGATGATGAGTTCCCCGGCGGGCGTGTAGAAGAAGTCCACCCGGCTCAGGCCCTCGGCCCCCACGGCGTCGAACGCCGCCGCGGCAAGCTCCCGGACCCGGGCTATGGCTTCCTCGGGGATGTCGGCAGGGCAGCTGAGGGAGGCGGCGTCGTCCTCCACATACTTGGCGTTGAAGTCGTAGAACTCGTGGGTTCCGCCTGCCACGGAAATTTCACCGGGCATGGAGGTGCGTGGCGCGTCGGTGCCCCTGCCTTCGAGGACCGCACATTCGATCTCCCGGCCGGTGATGCCGGCCTCGATCACCAGTTTCAGGTCGTGCCGCCGGGCTTCCTCGATGGCTGCATCGAGGAGTTCCAGGGAATCCACCTTGGAGATACCCATGGATGATCCTGCCCGCGCCGGCTTGACGAAGACGGGAAATCCCAGCCGGTCCACCTGCTTGCGCACTGACTCCGGGTCCTTGCGCCACTGCCTGTCCGTCACCGCGACATACGGACCGACCTGCAGCCCGGCAGCCTCGAACACCACCTTCATGAAGTGCTTGTCCATGCCCACGGCCGAGGCCAGGACGCCGGCGCCGACATAGCGGGTATCCGAGAGTTCCAGGAGCCCCTGGATGGTTCCGTCCTCCCCGAACGGGCCGTGGAGAAGCGGGAAAACCACGTCCACCGTGCCGAGCTCCTGGGGTACCTCGTTCGGGGCCGTGACGATCAGCTGGTGCTCGCCCCCGATCTCGGCAAGGGTCACGGTCTGCGGCGAAGGCGCCACCTCAGGGAGGGATGTTCCCGCGAGGGACCACTGGGCCGTATCGGCTGACGCGAGGACCCATTGCCCGGTTTTGGCGATGCCAATGGGAATTACTTCGTACTTGTCCTTGTTGATCGCGCCGAGGACACCGGCCGCTGTCACGCAGCTCACGGCGTGCTCGCTCGAGCGGCCGCCGAAAAGGACCGCCACCCGGGGTTTGGCCCTGCGCGCGGGCTCCCCTGCAGCCAGGTTTTCATGGGACATCGTCAGTATTCGCCTTCAGGTTTCAGTTCCCGGGACAGCAGGACGGGCCCCAGTTGGTCAACGGACAGCTTGCCGGCCAGCACGGCAACGACGGCGGCTGTAATGGGCATCTCCACGCCCAGCTTGCCTGCCAGCTCGTGGACCGCCTGGCCCGATTTTATGCCTTCGGCGGTCTGTGTCATCTTCTGGCCCACTTCCTCAAGCGTGAGGCCCTGCCCCAGGAGCCGCCCGGCGGTGTGGTTGCGTGACAGCGGGGAGGAACAGGTGGCCACAAGGTCGCCCAGGCCTGCGAGGCCTGCCATCGTCTTGGCTTCTCCGCCAAGGGCAAGGGCCAGGCGGGACGTTTCCGCGAGTCCGCGGGTGATGACGGACGCCTTGGTGTTGTCCCCCATCTGCCTGCCCTCGCAAATGCCGACGGCCAGGGCAATAACGTTCTTGACGATCCCGCCGATCTCCACGCCCACGACGTCGGCGGTGGTGTACGGCCGGAAGTAGGGGGCCGTGCAGCTCCTGGCGATCCAGCCTGCGGCGGCGGAGTCGGTGCAGGCAACCACAGAGGCAGTGGGTTCTTCGCGGGCGATTTCCATGGCCAGGTTGGGGCCGGACACAATGGCTATGCGCTCGGCGGGCAAGCCCAGTTCCTCGCTGATGACCTCGCTCATCCTGGCGTCCGTACCGAGCTCCAGGCCCTTCATCAGCGAGACAACCATGGCGTCCGGAGCGATCAGGCTTTTCCACTCCCGCAGCTGCGGCCGGAGCGACTGCGCCGGGACCGCGATGACCACAAGGTCAGCGCCCTCCAGGACAGCGGCGACGTCTGTTGACGCGGAGATGCTCTCCGGCAGCGGGATGTCCTTCAGGTACTGCTCGTTGCGGTGGTCCGCATTAATCCGGTCCACCACTTCAGCACGCCTGCCCCACAGCCTGATGCTGCGCGGCTCGTCCGCAGCAGCCGCGGCGTCAGCGAGGATTTTCGCAAAGGTTGTTCCCCA
Encoded here:
- the rsmD gene encoding 16S rRNA (guanine(966)-N(2))-methyltransferase RsmD gives rise to the protein MSRIIAGAAGGTPLTGVPGSLTRPTTDRVKEALFSRLDAFNVITGARVLDLYAGSGALGVESGSRGARTVDLVESDGRASAVCQRNADLVNGVLGRKVVTVHRSKVESFLERASEAAVWDLVFLDPPYLLEEVGLQAVLLKLSTHLSPAAVVVVERSSRSPEPRWPETLTRFAEKKYGETRLWFAEPFVPDAIDDDDIPEAPEPAGR
- a CDS encoding ATP-dependent DNA helicase RecG, with amino-acid sequence MSAELDLALERRLGKRSAAVIEKHLGITTVEGLLNYYPRRYMSRGELTPISEIPRDEEVTLIARVLSSNTRRMQARRGTITDVVVSDDDGRQGLRVVGGTEYRGKAPGTLKISFFNGYKAQADLLPGRRALFSGKVTSFKGSLGLTNPDYQLLDDDPFSEGGRDPEKLAAMPIPIYPATAKLPSWKIQKAVSTLLETADLGSLPDPVPPAIAAREKFLPIAEAYRLIHEPESATDWQQARRRFRYQEALVLQSALARRRAQLASEEATARRPAPEGLLASFDRSLPFTLTAGQAAVGETLAAELSRDVPMNRLLQGEVGSGKTIVALRAMLQVVDAGGQAALLAPTEVLAAQHFESIRRTLGPLSGDGLLGGMDGASVQVSLLTGSLPTAARRQALLDAASGTAGIIIGTHALLSDNVSFYDLGLIVVDEQHRFGVEQRDALRAKARKPPHLLVMTATPIPRTVAMTVFGDLETSVLDELPAGRAPIATHLVGLAENPAWAGRIWARAREEIDRGHQVYVVCPRIGTDDDGDFSPGEAEPPAGDAEGDGGRELASVTAVVEHLREETTLSGVPLAPLHGRQEPDVKFGVMEDFAANRIKLLVSTTVIEVGVDVHNATLMVILDADRFGISQLHQLRGRVGRGGLPGTCLLVTALEPGHPSRRRLDAVAATTDGFVLSEEDLKLRREGDILGASQSGGRSTLKLLRVLEHGDVIARAREDAQEIVREDPALSARPELAEAIDKYLNPEKEAFLERG
- a CDS encoding DAK2 domain-containing protein — translated: MKRWLGKAETALGNHSDRLNAINIFPVADGDTGTNLYVTVRAAARSLAATGDHPAHMDVGAVLAAAGQAAMEEARGNSGTLFSVFLCAAAEPLAGHTRLTSTLLAAALNRAQIRAWSALSDPVPGTMLSVMEAAARAAAAVDAGQNGDDSNHALGLALDAVVEGALAAVIHTEDQLDVLTTAHVVDAGGVGMLLILDCLRSAILGEELQSELLDGLHGYDVSDPHIHTAMPDDDGVEVMCTISLSPLNAATLRQRLDEVGESVIMSQVGSVPDSDGNYRWRVHVHVPEADPAVHIIRSLGEPANISISELALPRDPATDAVNSSGHER
- the thiL gene encoding thiamine-phosphate kinase; translated protein: MDGAHSDATLLGPGDDAAIVASPDGRTVISIDTQVQDQDFRLQWPNGYRTTGFDVGWKAAAQNLSDINAMGARATSMVVSLTLPPETAVGWVEDLADGLTAGIRELGAASCSVAGGDLGRGREISVTVAVLGTLDAGAPVLRSGARPGDVLALAGTAGHAAAGLALLESDVPVDALSDGQRALVELQCRPRPPLASGPAARAAGATAMLDISDGLLRDGMRLATASRVAVDLNPGPLKRLADALRPAAELLGMDPGEWVLGGGEDHGLLATFPPGSPLPHGFTAIGSVQALGINEGPGVKIAGRSADTGGWDHFAH
- a CDS encoding DUF3515 domain-containing protein; the encoded protein is MHRPQLSLPARVARLALIGSLAAVSLTSCSPAVDVPAAKDAANPACAPMMVGLPDAIGEYALRKTNSQATAAWGDPSLVILRCGVNVPGPTTDRCVTVNGIDWVIKEGDPVWTLTTYGREPATEILLDPDKISSATVLADLAAAAGKVPAARSCVGQEDLQNLPPSQ